The Schistocerca nitens isolate TAMUIC-IGC-003100 unplaced genomic scaffold, iqSchNite1.1 HiC_scaffold_351, whole genome shotgun sequence nucleotide sequence ctacagtactgactggcaagtttatattggcttaagtttatgctgtttagttcactgtccctgcaccaatgttccataacacataaacaatcaatatggtcactgtttgctgctacctcaagttcaaggtacttgtttttaagacactgaatgttcagactcataattcttagctgatttgaacaatccaactgacctgtgactttacactctgttgatgcattttctcttacactgttagaagatttcataccttgttgtagattcctctgcttgcaaacatttccctgtttccctgttacgtgctgttgttcactgttttGCCCCAGCAAAAATCCTGACTTCTCAAGGGTGGCTGCCTTCTTCTGGTGTGATGACTACTCCTATTTCCACTGCTGCctaaaaaattttctgtgtgtttcttgtgtgtggcTTCTGTTCGTTGGTGGCAATCAGCAGGTGAGTTAACTTCTGGAGCTTGTATAGGCCTAAGTTTTGCTTCATCCACATCTGTCCTCTTCGGTTTAAACCATTTCGTAATTTTCGTTTGGCTGACGACTTGATTGATTGTTTTTTGCCTAATCGGTTTGAACCACTTGGTAATTCGCGTTTGGCCGATGGCACAGCTTGTAACTCGTATAAAacacttcttaatttccatttgtttgtcacttatacttttttcttcactcttcttcgaAATGCGAGTACATATTTTTTCGGCTAGTAATTTCTTTCCTGGCGTATTTAAATGAAGTCCATGGACTGTATGGAACCTTCGCTCCAATCTGTTTATGTCTACAATATCGACATTCTTAAAGTTAgtgcatatttcagtgatacactcgtttgcaacattaatttcgcggttcacacacgaccagggtggtaaatcatgacgatgcggGATATTCACAATGAGTACATTTGTGTGGGTTAAATTATTTAGACATTTCCTCATTTCTGTAATCACCTTGTGTGTCTCGTTTCTATAGACGTCGTTTGATCCTCCTATTAACACGGCGAAATCGTCTTTATTCAAACTAGCTACGTCAGTTgatgttgttagatccgttattTCACTCAATGGAGCCCCTGGCTTTATGAAACCAGATGCCTTGAAACTACATGTTCTCATCAACACTGCGGAAATTTCATGGCCGTGACTATCACCTAACACACAGATTGTTTTGTGTTTCGCACTTTTTGTAACCGGAGGATTTAAGATTCTTCTTCTCACCTGACTAGTGTTGTTTTTTGGCCGCACGTGTTCTAAATGTTCTTCAGTTTGCAGTTTCGCTGGAGATGACTTTTTTAACGTAGTTTCCTTTGTTGCATTGTAGTCTGTGGTAGTGTAGGTGGGCGCACTCATTTTCGGAGTTTTTAGAATATCTCCTGACGCAGTATTTTCGTTGTTTGACCTACTTACAACGAGCAACGGTTTGCCTActttgttttccaatttttcaacCCTTTCCGACGTGTTCACTGAATCCACGGCAGAAAGCACTTCAAAAGAGTTTTTTTGCACTAAATTTTCACTGTCTTTCACATCTTTTACCTTATGAGTACAACTTCCTTCagtcattctcttccatttttccgAGACCGAGTCTTCTTTCTTCATTAGCGTCTCACGTTTTTCAGATTGTAGTTTACTTATTTCCACCTTTTGAGCGTCTATTGTAAACTGTAGACTGGATATCCGTTCGTTCAGCTTCTGTATTTCAGTCTTACAAGTTGCACACGTTTTCTTTTTACTACCGAAATTTACGTTTTTTCGTGGAGGCACATTATACACTTTCAACTTGGCCGCCATCTTACCAAACTGAACCTGTTGCTGGAGTTCAGGGTGGGCCTGGTCAGCAAGTACCACATCGTCTGCATAAAGAAGGATACCAGAATGTGAAGTCTGTATGTCAGCTGTTGCTGTATCCATGCAAAGGATGAACAGCAATGGTGAAAGGGCAGAACCCTGATGAACACCCACAGTGATACTGAAGGGTGGAGAGGTTCCAGCAGGACTCCAAACAACACAAGTGGAATTACGGTACAAAAGTTGCACTCAGCTTACAAACTCTTCAGGGATGGTGTGGAAGTGAAGAGCTCGCCAAGTAAGATCATATGGGATatggtcaaaagccttttctaggtCTAGAAATGCCATTTGTacactcttctgtctctctctgtgttttTCCATCAAAAGGCGCATGGCATGTATAGGATTGATGGTGCTGCATCCCTTAACAAATCCACACCGGTTTAGTGTTACAGTGACAATACTTGAGTCTGCTATCAAGTACCTGTTCAAAGACCTTTAAAGTATGACTGAGGAGTAGAATAGGGCAATAAGTCAAGCAATTGTTCACATCTCCTTTTCCTTCCAGATTGGTACTGTTCTGCTAGTTGCCCATGTTTGTGGAAGTTGTTTTTTGGTGAAAATTTGGTTGAAGAGTGAGGCAAGGAATTCTGAAGCAGGCTTTCTGAGAATTTTCCTGATTTCTGCTGGTAGGTCATCTGGGCcagttgcttttccatttttcatcttgcTGATGCCAAGCATTACTTCCTTAGATGAAATTGAAGGGACGGGTCCTAAGGTAGCATCAGGATGCATAATCTCTTTGTTGCTGATGTTATGAAAGTAGTCTGCCCAATTCTGGAGAATAGATTGTTTGTCTCTTAGCAGTTTGGCTTTGGCTCCATTGATGAGCATGACGTGTCCAATGTACTGAGCTGAACAGcaatgtgacttagcaagacagcagaTGATGTTTTCTCCCAATGGTGTGTCATGCTGGTCATACAGTGTCTGGTAGTACTGCTCTTTTGCTGCAGCTACTGCTGTTTTTACTGCTGATTTAAGGTTGTGATATTTCTGGAGGTCAGTGTCAAGTCGTGAGTACCACCAAGTCTTGTATGCCATCTTCTTCTCCCTGATTGCTTGTTTGACTTTGTGTCCACCACCAGGTTTGTTTATCAATGTATTTTCTTCCAGGTATGGTTTTTCCCAGCATTTTTGTTGCTGCTTGATGTTTCTGTTCCACAGCATCTTTCCAAATATTCAACCGACTGATCGGTCTTCACGGAGAAGTTTGTGAAGGCTGTCATCAACTCGTTTTGCTGGGTATTCATTCGTCACCACTTAATTCACTGAGGCCCAGTCTTAGATTGAGGTTTGTGTTGTATAACACACTTACAAATATCGAAAACAAGCAATCAGTGTTAAGGGGTGATGCAGTCATACGGAATTGCTTTGGTATCTGTTACCAGCTTCATGTCTTGTTGACAAACTAGCCAATAATTGATCTGAGTAGCATGACCTCCACTTGTATAAGCAGCCAGATATGTTGGCCTCTTTTTAAAGTATGTGTTGGTCACAATGAAATCATATGCTTCTGCAAAATCAAGTATCAGACATCTATCATCGTTCCACACACTGAACCCACGTCCTCCATGGCATCGCATATATCATTCTTTGTTAACCCTGACATGTCCGTTTAAATCTCCTCCAACAATAGTGGACTCACCCTGTGGAATTGCTCGAAGGAGGGCTTCCAGACTGTTCCAACACTTG carries:
- the LOC126228022 gene encoding uncharacterized protein LOC126228022 — its product is MLWNRNIKQQQKCWEKPYLEENTLINKPGGGHKVKQAIREKKMAYKTWWYSRLDTDLQKYHNLKSAVKTAVAAAKEQYYQTLYDQHDTPLGENIICCLAKSHCCSAQYIGHVMLINGAKAKLLRDKQSILQNWADYFHNISNKEIMHPDATLGPVPSISSKEVMLGISKMKNGKATGPDDLPAEIRKILRKPASEFLASLFNQIFTKKQLPQTWATSRTVPIWKEKEM